The proteins below come from a single Deinococcus humi genomic window:
- a CDS encoding aminotransferase class III-fold pyridoxal phosphate-dependent enzyme: MTSTEERPAVLPEPVASAYDIAQQNREYTMFSWSVQGGALPPVMTGGRGSHFFDGDGHSWLDFSSQLINLNIGHQHPRMLEAIKKQVDTMCFAGPSFATEPRGKLGQKLAEVTGLAKTFFTLGGSEANENAIKIARLVTGRDKIITRYRSYHGATMGSMTASGDPRRWPVEPGVPGVVRVFDPYCYRCPFGKTPDSCGRECVSHIEEVIQMEGPDSIAAILVEGITGSNGLLVPPDDYYPKLRALCDRYGILLITDEVMSGFGRTGKWLATQHYGIKPDIVTCAKGLTSGYMPLGACIVSQPIADYFDTHMLWGGLTYSGHPVCCAAAVENLAIYEDEGLFENALELGAYLGQRLEAMKARYACVGDVRYKGLFSVLELVRDKGTKEPLAPFGGTSPEMGQLAAHLRNKHVYAYSRFNFLWVCPPLIITKAELDAGLAVYEEALALVDTLIAGGVAAD, from the coding sequence ATGACCAGCACCGAAGAGCGCCCAGCGGTCCTTCCCGAGCCTGTCGCATCGGCCTACGACATCGCGCAGCAGAACCGCGAGTACACCATGTTCTCGTGGTCTGTGCAGGGTGGCGCCCTGCCACCCGTAATGACCGGCGGCAGGGGCAGTCACTTTTTCGACGGTGACGGCCACTCCTGGCTCGACTTTTCCAGCCAGCTGATCAACCTGAACATCGGCCACCAGCACCCGCGCATGCTGGAGGCCATCAAGAAACAGGTGGACACCATGTGCTTTGCCGGGCCGTCCTTCGCCACCGAGCCGCGCGGCAAGCTGGGGCAGAAGCTGGCCGAGGTCACCGGGCTGGCCAAGACCTTCTTCACCCTGGGCGGCAGCGAGGCCAACGAGAACGCCATCAAAATTGCCCGCCTGGTCACAGGCCGCGACAAGATCATCACCCGCTACCGCAGCTACCACGGGGCGACGATGGGCAGCATGACTGCCTCGGGGGACCCACGCCGCTGGCCGGTGGAGCCGGGGGTGCCAGGAGTGGTGCGCGTCTTTGATCCGTACTGCTACCGCTGTCCCTTCGGCAAGACGCCGGATTCGTGTGGCCGTGAATGCGTCTCGCACATCGAGGAAGTTATTCAGATGGAGGGGCCGGACTCCATCGCGGCGATTCTGGTGGAAGGCATCACCGGTAGCAACGGCCTGCTGGTGCCGCCCGACGACTATTACCCCAAACTGCGGGCGCTGTGTGACCGGTACGGCATCCTTCTGATCACCGACGAGGTGATGAGCGGCTTCGGACGCACCGGCAAGTGGCTGGCGACCCAGCACTACGGCATCAAGCCCGACATCGTGACCTGCGCCAAGGGCCTGACGAGCGGGTATATGCCACTGGGCGCGTGCATTGTCAGCCAGCCCATTGCCGACTACTTCGACACACACATGCTGTGGGGCGGCCTGACGTACAGCGGCCACCCGGTCTGCTGCGCCGCCGCCGTGGAGAATCTGGCGATCTACGAGGACGAGGGGCTGTTCGAGAACGCGCTTGAGCTGGGCGCCTACCTGGGTCAGCGGCTGGAAGCCATGAAGGCCAGATACGCCTGCGTGGGAGACGTACGTTACAAGGGGCTGTTCTCCGTGCTGGAACTGGTGCGCGACAAGGGAACGAAAGAACCGCTGGCCCCGTTCGGCGGCACCTCGCCGGAGATGGGTCAGCTGGCCGCACACCTGCGGAACAAGCACGTCTACGCGTACAGCCGCTTCAATTTCCTGTGGGTCTGTCCACCGCTAATCATCACCAAAGCGGAGCTGGACGCCGGACTGGCCGTGTACGAGGAGGCGCTGGCGCTGGTCGATACGCTGATCGCGGGCGGGGTGGCTGCGGACTAG
- a CDS encoding CoA-acylating methylmalonate-semialdehyde dehydrogenase, which produces MTATTEKTITLTHWLNNAPAEGKSGRTAPVYNPATGQVQALVPLASRDEIDAVVEIATAAAQQWRSSSLSMRSGVMFKFRELLAARREELARIITREHGKVHSDALGEIARGLENVEYACGIPNLLRGGYSEQVSTGVDVYSIQQPLGVVAGITPFNFPAMVPLWMLANALACGNAFILKPSEKDPSAANFMAELLKEAGLPDGVLSVVHGDKEAVDALLEHPGIAAVSFVGSTPIARYIYEKGTAHGKRVQALGGAKNHMLVLPDADIGMAADAAVSAAYGSAGERCMAISVLVAVGDAGDKLIDAIRERLPALKIGPGDEPESEMGPLITREHRDRVAGYIASAQEQGAKVVVDGRETRFDGDGFFLGVSLLDDVKPGMNAYDDEIFGPVLCVVRADSYAEGLKLINDNEYGNGTAIFTRDGGAARQFQFDVEVGMVGVNVPIPVPVAYYSFGGWKASLFGDTHMYGPEGIKFFTRSKVITSRWPDPASSKVDLGFPQTR; this is translated from the coding sequence ATGACCGCCACCACAGAAAAAACCATCACCCTGACCCACTGGCTCAACAATGCGCCCGCTGAGGGGAAGTCGGGCCGCACCGCCCCCGTCTACAACCCGGCCACCGGGCAGGTTCAGGCACTGGTTCCGCTGGCGAGTAGAGACGAGATAGACGCCGTGGTAGAGATTGCTACTGCCGCCGCTCAGCAATGGCGGTCCAGTTCCCTCAGCATGCGCTCGGGCGTGATGTTCAAGTTCCGCGAACTGCTCGCGGCGCGGCGCGAGGAGCTGGCCCGCATCATCACGCGCGAACATGGCAAGGTGCACAGTGACGCGCTGGGCGAGATCGCGCGCGGGCTGGAGAACGTGGAATACGCCTGCGGCATTCCCAACCTGCTGCGCGGCGGCTATTCCGAACAGGTCAGCACCGGCGTGGACGTGTACAGCATCCAGCAACCGCTGGGCGTGGTGGCCGGCATCACGCCATTCAATTTCCCCGCGATGGTGCCGCTGTGGATGCTGGCAAACGCGCTGGCATGCGGCAATGCCTTTATCCTCAAACCCAGCGAGAAAGATCCGTCTGCCGCCAACTTCATGGCCGAACTGCTCAAGGAGGCCGGTCTGCCGGACGGCGTGCTGAGCGTCGTTCATGGAGACAAGGAGGCCGTGGACGCTCTCCTGGAGCATCCTGGCATCGCCGCCGTGAGCTTCGTCGGCAGCACACCGATCGCCAGGTACATCTACGAGAAAGGCACCGCCCATGGCAAGCGCGTGCAGGCGCTGGGCGGAGCGAAAAACCACATGCTGGTGCTGCCCGACGCGGATATCGGGATGGCCGCCGACGCCGCCGTCTCTGCCGCTTACGGGTCGGCGGGCGAGCGCTGCATGGCCATCAGCGTGCTGGTGGCGGTGGGCGACGCGGGCGACAAATTGATCGACGCCATTCGGGAGCGCTTGCCTGCCCTCAAGATCGGCCCCGGCGACGAACCGGAGAGCGAGATGGGGCCGCTGATCACCCGCGAACATCGGGACCGGGTGGCCGGCTATATCGCCTCCGCACAGGAGCAGGGCGCAAAAGTCGTGGTGGACGGACGTGAGACCCGATTTGACGGCGACGGATTCTTCCTGGGCGTGTCGCTGCTGGACGACGTAAAACCCGGAATGAACGCCTACGACGACGAAATCTTCGGCCCGGTGCTGTGTGTAGTGCGGGCGGACAGCTACGCCGAGGGCCTCAAGCTGATCAACGACAACGAGTACGGCAATGGCACGGCCATCTTCACCCGCGACGGCGGCGCGGCGCGGCAATTCCAGTTTGACGTGGAAGTCGGCATGGTGGGCGTGAACGTCCCTATCCCGGTGCCTGTCGCGTACTACAGCTTCGGCGGCTGGAAGGCCAGCCTGTTCGGCGACACCCACATGTACGGCCCCGAAGGCATCAAGTTCTTCACGCGCAGCAAGGTGATCACCTCGCGCTGGCCGGATCCGGCGAGCAGCAAGGTGGATCTGGGGTTCCCACAGACCCGCTAA
- a CDS encoding uracil-DNA glycosylase, whose product MQTRTLADPETLAARRAQLQDPHVAPLTAFAERLRAGEMLGERLDLPHFDPRSGGIHSEILLLLESPGPKVAQTGFASPDNPDRTAENLSCLLKLAGISRERCLMWNIVPWQLSAGGVVTPTAMQVRAATPATLELLTLLPELRVVVLVGGKAQSGWRFVQPELPRPLPAMNCPHPSPRFFATDPQAPVRALSALVEARLLAKNAAS is encoded by the coding sequence GTGCAGACCCGGACGCTGGCGGATCCCGAGACCCTTGCGGCCCGCCGCGCCCAGCTTCAGGACCCCCATGTCGCGCCGCTGACGGCCTTCGCGGAGCGATTGCGAGCAGGTGAGATGCTAGGCGAGCGGCTGGACCTTCCCCACTTCGATCCCAGAAGCGGCGGCATTCACAGTGAGATCCTGCTGCTGCTGGAATCGCCGGGGCCGAAAGTCGCGCAGACGGGTTTCGCCTCCCCCGACAACCCGGACCGCACCGCCGAGAACCTGAGCTGCCTGCTGAAGCTGGCTGGTATCAGCCGCGAGCGCTGCCTGATGTGGAACATCGTGCCGTGGCAACTCAGTGCGGGCGGAGTGGTCACGCCCACGGCAATGCAGGTCAGGGCGGCGACACCGGCCACCCTGGAACTGCTGACGCTGCTGCCTGAACTCCGGGTGGTGGTGCTGGTGGGCGGCAAGGCGCAGAGCGGCTGGCGGTTCGTTCAGCCTGAACTGCCCCGCCCCCTGCCCGCCATGAACTGCCCGCATCCCAGCCCACGCTTTTTCGCCACGGATCCGCAGGCCCCGGTACGGGCGCTTTCGGCGCTGGTGGAGGCGCGGCTACTGGCGAAAAACGCAGCTTCTTAG
- a CDS encoding molybdopterin-dependent oxidoreductase has translation MIHATPAPAVAPLPTDGVYFRACNLCEAICGLQITVQGGRVTDLRGDPLDPLSKGHICPKGTALPDLHADPDRLKRPMRRDGDTWVEMGWDEALDYVAARLREVREQHGADAVATFQGNPSVHNSGTLLTAGGLVRAIGSRNRFTATSIDQLPHHFAGAEMFGHPFLLPIPDIDRTDFMLMMGANPLASNGSIMTAPDVRGRLKAIRERGGRVVLLDPRRTESAAHATEFHFIRPGTDAYLLLALLNVIFAEGLARLGHLSNLTDGLDAVQDAARIFTPERVEGLTGVAAETIRALARDFAVAERAVAYGRIGLSIQEFGGLSQWLINVLNAVTGHLDREGGAMFTRPAYDLLARAKKGAIYHGRYTSRVRGLPEFDGELPNVTMAEEMTTPGDGQIRALVTVAGNPVLSTADGAALDDALAGLEFMVSIDPYLNETTRHAHVILPPAFGLEVAHYDITFHLLAVQNTARYSLPVFPIAEDQRFDFQIFMGLTERLTGKAGSTPEQKLNLGLRHGPYATSVDELKANPHGIDYGPLQPCFPERLLTASGRVNLAPTPMLADLPRLEAALEVTPPPLVLIGRRQLRSNNSWMHNTPRLMRGPGRCTLQLNPADAAGFADGEDIVVRSRVGAVTVPLELTDTLMPGVASLPHGFGHSRAGVRLGVAAEHAGVSLNDLTDSQRVDALTGNAAVNGTPITLHAAESGQSAAD, from the coding sequence ATGATCCACGCCACACCTGCCCCTGCCGTCGCCCCCCTGCCCACCGACGGTGTGTATTTCCGTGCCTGCAACCTGTGCGAGGCCATCTGTGGCCTGCAGATCACCGTCCAAGGCGGCAGGGTCACGGATCTGCGCGGTGATCCGCTCGACCCGCTCAGCAAGGGCCACATCTGCCCCAAAGGAACGGCCTTGCCTGACCTGCACGCGGACCCGGACCGACTGAAGCGGCCCATGCGGCGCGACGGCGACACCTGGGTCGAGATGGGCTGGGACGAGGCGCTCGATTACGTGGCGGCGCGCCTTAGAGAAGTGCGCGAGCAGCACGGGGCGGACGCGGTGGCCACCTTTCAGGGCAATCCCAGCGTGCACAACAGCGGCACGCTGCTCACGGCGGGAGGGCTGGTGCGGGCCATCGGCAGCCGCAACCGCTTCACGGCCACCAGCATCGACCAGTTGCCCCACCACTTCGCGGGCGCGGAGATGTTCGGCCATCCCTTCCTGCTGCCCATTCCCGACATCGACCGCACCGACTTCATGCTGATGATGGGTGCCAACCCCCTGGCCAGCAACGGCAGCATCATGACGGCGCCGGATGTCCGGGGGCGCCTGAAGGCCATCCGCGAGCGCGGTGGGCGGGTGGTGCTGCTGGACCCACGCCGCACCGAGAGCGCGGCACACGCCACCGAGTTTCATTTCATCCGGCCCGGAACGGACGCTTACCTGCTGCTGGCGCTGCTGAATGTCATTTTTGCCGAGGGGCTAGCGCGGCTGGGCCACCTGAGTAACCTGACTGATGGGCTGGACGCCGTGCAGGACGCGGCCCGGATCTTCACTCCCGAACGTGTGGAAGGGCTGACCGGGGTTGCCGCCGAAACCATCCGCGCGCTGGCGCGCGACTTTGCCGTCGCCGAACGCGCCGTGGCCTACGGGCGCATCGGCCTGAGCATTCAGGAGTTCGGTGGGCTGTCGCAGTGGCTGATCAATGTTCTGAATGCCGTGACCGGCCACCTGGACCGCGAGGGCGGTGCCATGTTTACCCGGCCTGCCTACGACCTGCTGGCGCGTGCTAAAAAGGGCGCGATCTACCACGGACGGTACACCTCGCGCGTGCGCGGCCTGCCCGAATTCGACGGCGAGCTGCCCAACGTGACCATGGCCGAGGAGATGACCACCCCCGGCGACGGTCAGATCCGGGCGCTTGTTACCGTGGCGGGCAATCCGGTCCTGTCCACGGCGGATGGCGCGGCGCTGGACGATGCGCTGGCCGGCTTGGAGTTCATGGTCAGCATAGACCCGTACCTGAACGAGACCACTCGCCACGCCCACGTCATCCTGCCCCCGGCCTTCGGGCTGGAGGTGGCCCACTACGACATCACCTTCCACCTGCTGGCGGTGCAGAACACAGCTCGCTACTCGCTGCCCGTCTTTCCTATCGCGGAAGACCAACGCTTCGACTTCCAGATCTTCATGGGCCTGACCGAACGCCTGACCGGCAAGGCGGGCAGCACGCCGGAGCAGAAGCTGAATCTGGGGTTGCGCCACGGCCCGTACGCGACCAGTGTGGACGAGCTGAAGGCCAACCCGCACGGAATTGATTACGGCCCGCTGCAACCCTGTTTCCCCGAACGCCTGCTGACCGCCTCGGGTCGTGTTAACCTCGCGCCCACACCCATGCTGGCGGATCTGCCGCGCCTGGAAGCGGCGTTGGAGGTCACGCCCCCACCCCTCGTCCTGATCGGGCGGCGGCAGCTTCGCAGCAACAATTCCTGGATGCACAACACCCCCCGGCTGATGCGTGGGCCGGGCCGCTGCACCCTGCAACTCAACCCCGCCGACGCTGCCGGGTTTGCGGACGGGGAGGACATTGTGGTTCGCTCTCGTGTGGGCGCGGTGACCGTGCCGCTGGAACTGACCGACACGCTGATGCCAGGAGTCGCCAGTCTGCCGCACGGCTTCGGCCACTCACGCGCGGGCGTACGCCTGGGGGTGGCCGCCGAACATGCGGGTGTCAGCCTGAACGACCTGACCGATTCGCAGCGGGTGGACGCCCTGACCGGCAACGCGGCCGTCAACGGCACGCCGATCACGCTGCACGCGGCGGAAAGCGGGCAGAGCGCGGCGGACTGA
- a CDS encoding ATP-binding cassette domain-containing protein: MPAAIAFRKVTKTFGPVEVLHGVTFDIGTAEIHALIGENGAGKSTLMKILGGYQPQTSGEIVLTGQPVSWRSSRDAEARGVVLIHQEFNLADDLSVAQNIFLGRELGGAFLNDAAMNQQAAAALTRLDVQLDPRTRVRDLSVPQKQLVEIAKALARDARVLVMDEPTATLTVRETEVLFALIRRLRDDGVTVLYISHKLGEVVELADSVTVLRDGEVVFSGPAAGKTPHDLANLMVGRELEEMFPDVGQPTQNEALHVEGLEVPGWAHDITFTLRAGEVLGFAGLVGSGRTELFEGLLGLRRHTVRQVRVAGRPTRIDSPGKAAKAGVVYLSEDRKGKGLLVDFQLRPNLTLMTLEEYARPLLNIGAEQRTLEGAVKTYGIRTGRLDVAASALSGGNQQKLALARILEVNPDVIVLDEPTRGVDVGAKREIYLLVQALAASGKGVIVISSELTELLGLCQRLLVVREGRIVGNLSGQELTEQEVIQYATGLKVNAPTLEAAPR; encoded by the coding sequence GTGCCTGCCGCCATCGCTTTCCGCAAAGTCACCAAAACCTTTGGCCCGGTGGAAGTCCTGCACGGTGTGACCTTCGACATTGGGACCGCCGAGATCCACGCACTCATCGGCGAGAACGGAGCGGGCAAGAGCACGCTGATGAAGATTCTGGGCGGCTACCAACCTCAGACCTCCGGCGAGATCGTGCTGACCGGGCAGCCCGTCAGCTGGCGCAGCAGCCGGGACGCTGAGGCCCGCGGCGTGGTGCTCATTCACCAGGAATTCAATCTGGCAGATGACCTGAGCGTGGCGCAGAACATCTTCCTGGGCCGCGAACTGGGCGGCGCATTCCTGAACGACGCCGCGATGAACCAGCAGGCCGCCGCCGCCCTGACGCGGCTGGACGTGCAGCTTGACCCCAGAACGCGTGTGCGTGACCTGAGTGTGCCGCAAAAGCAGCTGGTGGAAATTGCCAAGGCGCTGGCCCGCGACGCCCGCGTGCTGGTCATGGACGAGCCCACGGCCACACTGACCGTCCGCGAGACGGAGGTGCTGTTTGCCCTGATCCGGCGCCTGCGGGACGACGGCGTGACGGTGCTGTACATCAGTCACAAGCTCGGCGAGGTGGTGGAGCTGGCCGACTCGGTGACGGTGCTGCGTGATGGCGAGGTGGTCTTCAGCGGCCCGGCAGCGGGGAAAACGCCGCACGATCTGGCCAACCTGATGGTGGGCCGCGAGCTGGAGGAGATGTTTCCGGACGTGGGGCAGCCCACCCAGAACGAGGCGTTGCACGTCGAGGGACTGGAGGTTCCCGGCTGGGCGCACGACATCACCTTCACCTTGCGTGCAGGCGAGGTTCTAGGATTCGCCGGGCTGGTGGGTTCCGGGCGAACCGAACTGTTCGAGGGCTTGCTGGGCCTGCGCCGGCACACGGTTCGGCAGGTGCGCGTGGCAGGCCGTCCAACCCGCATTGACAGTCCCGGCAAGGCCGCAAAGGCGGGCGTCGTGTACCTCAGTGAGGACCGCAAGGGCAAAGGGCTGCTGGTGGACTTTCAGCTTCGGCCCAACCTTACCCTCATGACGCTGGAGGAGTACGCACGGCCCCTGCTGAACATCGGCGCGGAGCAGCGGACGCTGGAAGGGGCGGTCAAGACCTACGGCATCCGCACGGGGCGGCTGGATGTGGCCGCCAGCGCGCTCTCGGGCGGCAACCAGCAGAAGCTCGCCCTCGCCCGCATTCTGGAAGTCAACCCCGACGTGATCGTGCTCGATGAACCGACACGCGGCGTGGACGTGGGGGCCAAACGCGAGATCTACCTGCTGGTTCAGGCGCTGGCGGCCTCCGGCAAGGGCGTCATTGTGATTTCCAGCGAGCTGACCGAACTGCTGGGCCTGTGCCAGCGCCTGCTGGTGGTGCGGGAAGGCCGCATCGTCGGCAATCTGAGCGGCCAGGAACTGACCGAGCAGGAAGTGATTCAGTACGCCACCGGCTTGAAAGTCAACGCTCCCACTCTGGAGGCAGCCCCACGATGA
- a CDS encoding ABC transporter permease encodes MTESRAEIPARSTRPPLLSRLGSLGPLLGLLALMIVATALNSDFLTVSNLSNVLTRASFIGIIAVGATFVIISGGIDLSVGSMAALIAGSMILIMNALGGDGGGGGVIAIGMLCALAIGAGAGLLHGTFIARGRIEPFIVTLGTLGIYRAVLTYLSEGGSISLNNTLSDAYSPVYYGKLLGVPIPIVVFAVVALLGGLILNRTRYGRYVQAIGSNEQVARYAAVDVNRVKVITYMIQGICVALATLLYVPRLGSASPSTGILWELEAIAAVIIGGTALKGGSGRIWGTVVGAMLLLSIENVLNLTSIISVYLNAAVQGVVIIVVAFLQRGKRS; translated from the coding sequence ATGACCGAATCCCGCGCCGAGATTCCCGCCCGATCCACCCGCCCGCCGCTGCTTTCACGCCTGGGCAGTCTGGGGCCGCTGCTGGGGCTGCTGGCCCTGATGATCGTGGCCACCGCACTCAACAGCGACTTTCTGACCGTGTCCAACCTGTCCAACGTGCTGACGCGCGCCTCGTTTATCGGAATTATTGCGGTAGGCGCGACGTTCGTGATCATCTCGGGCGGCATTGACCTGTCGGTGGGTTCGATGGCCGCGCTGATCGCCGGTTCCATGATTCTGATCATGAACGCGCTGGGCGGAGACGGTGGTGGCGGCGGCGTCATCGCGATAGGCATGCTGTGCGCCCTCGCCATCGGCGCAGGGGCGGGACTCCTACATGGCACCTTTATCGCGCGGGGCCGCATTGAGCCGTTCATCGTCACCCTGGGAACCCTCGGCATCTACCGCGCGGTCCTCACCTACCTGTCGGAGGGGGGCAGCATCTCGCTGAACAACACCCTCAGCGACGCCTACAGCCCGGTGTATTACGGCAAGCTGCTGGGCGTACCGATTCCGATCGTGGTGTTCGCGGTGGTGGCGCTGCTCGGCGGACTGATCCTGAACCGCACCCGCTACGGCCGCTACGTGCAGGCCATTGGCAGCAACGAGCAGGTGGCGCGGTACGCGGCGGTGGACGTGAACCGCGTCAAAGTCATCACCTACATGATCCAGGGCATCTGCGTGGCTCTGGCGACATTGCTGTACGTGCCGAGACTGGGGAGCGCCAGCCCCAGCACCGGCATCCTGTGGGAGCTGGAGGCGATTGCCGCCGTGATCATCGGCGGCACGGCCCTCAAGGGCGGCTCCGGACGCATCTGGGGCACGGTGGTGGGGGCCATGTTGCTGCTCAGCATCGAGAACGTGTTGAACTTGACCTCGATCATCAGCGTGTACCTGAACGCCGCCGTGCAGGGCGTGGTGATCATCGTGGTGGCCTTCCTGCAACGCGGAAAGCGGTCATGA
- a CDS encoding ABC transporter substrate-binding protein yields the protein MSQTLKKFAVLSISLLASAALAQTKQVMGVSIPSADHGWTGGVVYWANETKKELEKMYPNLTVIVKTAKDANEQANQIQDMYTVNKINALVILPQESAPLTRPVANLKDKGVFTVVVDRALTDPKAQDAYVAGDNPGLGRVSGEYVGKTLGGKGNVVVLRGIATVIDNQRVDAFDKVMKEKYPGIKILDRQYANWNRDDGFKVMQDYLTRFPKIDAVWAQDDDIAVGVLKAIEQAGRKDIKFVLGGAGMKEMIKKVQDGDPLITADVTYPPNMIRDAMLLTAKSRMTKTAMPKTTIIPSVLVTKDNAAKFYFPKSPF from the coding sequence ATGTCGCAAACCCTGAAAAAATTCGCGGTTCTTTCCATCTCGCTCCTCGCCTCCGCCGCGCTGGCGCAGACCAAGCAGGTGATGGGCGTGTCCATTCCCTCGGCAGACCACGGCTGGACGGGCGGCGTGGTGTACTGGGCCAACGAGACGAAAAAAGAGCTGGAAAAGATGTACCCGAACCTGACCGTGATCGTGAAGACAGCCAAGGACGCCAACGAGCAGGCCAACCAGATTCAGGACATGTACACCGTCAACAAGATCAATGCTCTGGTGATCTTGCCGCAGGAGAGTGCCCCGCTGACTCGTCCCGTCGCCAACCTCAAGGACAAGGGCGTGTTCACGGTGGTGGTGGACCGGGCGCTGACCGATCCCAAGGCGCAGGACGCCTACGTGGCCGGAGACAATCCAGGGCTGGGCCGGGTCAGCGGCGAGTACGTGGGCAAGACGCTGGGTGGCAAGGGCAACGTGGTGGTGCTGCGCGGCATCGCCACCGTGATCGACAACCAGCGCGTGGACGCTTTTGACAAGGTGATGAAGGAGAAATACCCGGGCATCAAGATTCTGGACCGGCAGTACGCCAACTGGAACCGCGACGACGGCTTTAAGGTCATGCAGGATTACCTGACCCGTTTTCCCAAGATTGACGCCGTCTGGGCGCAGGATGACGACATCGCCGTGGGCGTCCTCAAGGCCATCGAACAGGCCGGGCGCAAGGACATCAAATTCGTGCTGGGCGGCGCTGGCATGAAGGAAATGATCAAGAAGGTGCAGGACGGCGATCCGCTGATCACCGCCGACGTGACCTACCCGCCGAACATGATCCGCGACGCCATGCTGCTCACGGCCAAATCCCGCATGACGAAGACGGCCATGCCCAAGACCACCATCATTCCCAGCGTGCTGGTCACCAAGGACAACGCGGCCAAGTTCTACTTCCCCAAATCGCCTTTCTGA
- a CDS encoding sugar phosphate isomerase/epimerase family protein: MPRPVTLFTGQWADLPLAELAPLARKMGFDGLELACWGDHFDVQRALNEDQYVDSVRELLARSDLQIHAIGNHLVGQAVCDPIDERHRAIVPAHVWGDGDPEGVRVRAAQEMIDTARAARKLGVNVVTGFTGSSIWHSLYAFPPTDQAYWERGFQDFARRFTPILDAFAEVDVNFALEVHPTEIAFDTASAARALEAVGQHPRFGFNYDPSHLAYQGVDYVGFIRRFPERIYHVHIKDVWWGHGSGEVGVFGGHTTFGDGRRFWDFRSVGRGDVRFEDIIVALHDIGYHGPLSIEWEDARMDRVAGATESAAYTRRLDFPPSDVVFDAAFSKEQA, from the coding sequence ATGCCCAGACCTGTCACCCTGTTTACCGGCCAGTGGGCCGACTTGCCCCTGGCCGAACTCGCGCCGCTCGCCAGGAAAATGGGCTTCGATGGCCTGGAGCTAGCCTGCTGGGGCGATCACTTCGACGTGCAGCGTGCGCTGAACGAGGACCAGTACGTGGACAGCGTTCGCGAACTGCTGGCCAGATCCGACCTTCAGATCCACGCCATCGGTAATCACCTAGTCGGACAGGCGGTATGCGATCCCATCGACGAGCGGCATCGGGCCATCGTTCCCGCCCACGTCTGGGGTGACGGTGACCCCGAGGGCGTGCGGGTGCGAGCCGCGCAGGAAATGATCGACACCGCCAGGGCAGCACGCAAGCTGGGCGTGAACGTTGTGACCGGCTTTACCGGCTCCAGCATCTGGCACAGTCTCTACGCTTTTCCGCCCACCGATCAGGCGTACTGGGAACGGGGATTCCAGGACTTTGCCCGCCGTTTCACTCCCATTCTGGATGCCTTCGCCGAGGTGGACGTGAACTTTGCGTTGGAGGTTCACCCCACCGAGATCGCCTTCGACACGGCCAGCGCCGCACGGGCGCTGGAGGCGGTGGGCCAGCATCCGCGCTTCGGCTTCAACTACGATCCCAGCCACCTGGCGTACCAGGGCGTGGACTACGTGGGGTTCATTCGCCGCTTCCCGGAGCGGATCTACCACGTCCACATCAAGGACGTGTGGTGGGGCCACGGCAGCGGCGAGGTGGGCGTATTCGGCGGCCACACCACCTTCGGCGACGGGCGGCGCTTCTGGGACTTCCGCTCGGTGGGGCGCGGCGATGTGCGCTTCGAGGACATCATCGTGGCGCTGCACGACATCGGCTACCACGGTCCCCTCAGCATCGAGTGGGAGGACGCGCGCATGGACCGGGTGGCCGGGGCGACCGAGAGCGCCGCCTACACGCGCCGCCTTGATTTTCCGCCGTCGGACGTGGTGTTCGACGCCGCGTTCAGCAAGGAGCAGGCGTGA